CCTCGATCAGCTCGTCCAGCGCTTCGACATGGGCGCGTGCGGCAATCTCTGGCACCACGCCGCCATAGGCGCTATGTTCGTCGAGCTGGGAAAGCACCACGTCCGACAGCACGTTGGAATGCCCCTCCGCATCGCGCTCGACGACCGCGGCGGCGGTCTCGTCGCAGCTCGTTTCGATGCCAAGGATGCGCAGAAAGGGAACCATGAAGCCTGTTCGTTGATTGCGATGGGATGGAAACCCGTTTACGAGAACTCCGGTAACAACGGAATAGAGCGGATGCAAACAAAACCTTTCCGGATCGGCACTCGGGGCAGCCCGCTGGCGCTTGCCCAGGCGCATGAGGCCCGCGACAGGCTGATGGCGGCGCATCATCTGCCCGAGGACATGTTCGAGATCGTCGTGCTGACCACCAAGGGCGACCGCATCACCGACCGGTCGCTGGCCGAGATCGGCGGCAAGGGCCTGTTCACCGAAGAGCTCGAACAGAAGCTTGCCGCCGGCGAGCTGGATTTCGCCGTGCATTCCGCCAAGGACATGGCGACGAAGCTGCCCGAGGGGCTTTATCTCTCCGCCTACCTGCCGCGCGAGGATATCCGCGACGCCGTCATCGGCCGCACCGCCCGAAAGCTGATCGACCTGCCGCATGGCGCCACCGTCGGTTCCTCGTCGCTCCGCCGCCAGGCGCTGATCCGCCGCATGCGGCCGGATATCAACGTCGTCACCTTCCGCGGCCTCGTCGAAACGCGCCTGCGCAAGCTCGAAGCGGGCGAGGTGGATGCGACCCTGCTGGCGCTTGCCGGCCTGAAGCGTCTCGGCAAGGTCGACGTTCTGACCGATATCCTCGACCCCGACACCTTCCCGCCGGCGCCGGCGCAAGGAGCAATCTGCATCGAAAGCCGCATCGGCGACGCCCGGGTCGACGATCTGCTGGCGCCTGTTAACGATGGCCCGACCTTCGACACCGTCTCCTGCGAACGTGCCTTCCTCGCCGCGCTCGACGGCTCCTGCCGCACGCCGATCGGCGGTTATGCCGTCTGCGAAGGCGACCTGATCCGGTTCTCCGGCCTCATCATCACCCCCGACGGCCGCAGCCAGCATGCGGTGACGACCGACGGCCACCGCCGGGATGCCGCGGCCCTCGGCACCCGCGCCGGCCAGGACGTACGCGCCAGGGCCGGCAGCGCCTTTTTCGACGACTGGCGCTGAAGCGGCCATGCGCGTGCTCGTCACCCGCCCCGCGCATTCGGCGACTAGAACCGCACAACGTCTGCGCGATATGGGCCACGAGCCCCTACTGCTCCCGCTGCGTCAGCCGCTGCACGACAGCAATGCCGCCGCAGACGCGCTCGCCATCACCAGTGGCGCAATCGCGGTGACCAGCGCCGAAGCCATCAGGGTCCTCTCCGCGCTCGGCGAGAAACTTCCCCCGCATCTTGCCCGTCCGCTTTTTGCGGTCGGCGAAACGACGGCGGAAGAGGCGCGCAGCCTCGGCTTCCGATCGGTCGCCTCATCCCATGGCAACGGCCGTCATCTCGCCGATCTCGTCGCGGCGGACAAACCGGGCATGCTGCTCTACCTCGCTGGCACCCCGCGCGCCGAGACTTTTGAAGCAAGATTGCGCGAACTCGGCATCCATTTTTCCGTCGTCGAATGTTATCGTATGCAGCCGGTCGTTCCCGGCCCGGCTGAGATCGAAGCGATTTTCTCTAGCTCTCGCCCTGAGGCCATTCTCTTCTATTCCCGGCAGACGGCCGAGGATTTCTTTCGCGTGCGGGAACTGCGATCCGCTGTGCCGGAACACAGCGAAATCCGCCTTTTCTGCCTCAGCGAGGCGGTGACGGAGGGCGTTCCGGCGGCACTCCGAAAAAGCGTAGTGATTTCGCCGATGCCGGATGAGAAAAGCCTTTTGTCGCTCCTTTGAAGGCTCTAACCGCCCAAATTTGATCTAACCTCTTCCCTTAACTGGCATCACTGTCTAGTTTCGTTGCAATGCAGAATAAAGAGGACCTCATGGTATCGGGAAACCCGCCACGCCATTCGAAGAGCGCCGACGAGCCGGTCACGATCGACCTCGATGCACAGGAATTCGCCGCTGCAGCAGACACAGAAAAACCGGTAGACAATGAAACTGCCGACGCCGACGGCACCGCCGCTGCCGATGTCGACCTGCCGCCCGAAACCGAGACTGCGTCGCATGCCGAAGATGAAGAGAAGCCTCTGATGGATGCGCCGGAGGAGGATCCGGCAGCTCCAGAACCTTCCTTCACCCCTCCTCCCGAACAGCCTGCGCCGAAGAGCGCCGGCACCTCCGGTCTCATTGCCGCCGGCATCTTCGGCGGCCTCGTAGCGCTGCTTGGCGCCGGCGCCATCCAGTATGCGGGTTACCTCCCTGGCTCCTCCACGCCGCAGACCTCACCGGAGACGGCCGATCTTGCCGGTGAGATCGACGGCCTGAAACAGGCCGTCGCCAACCTTGCTGCCAATCCGGCAAGCGCGGATGACGGCGAGCTTGCGAAACGCGTCGCTGCGCTGGAAACGGCTGCCAAGGCCCCCGCAGTCGCCGCACCGACGGATTCTGGTAACGTCGAGGCACTCAACCAGAAGATTGCGGAACTGACCAGTCAGGTCGACCAGCTGCGCTCGACGCTTGCCCAGTCATCCGAGCAGCAAACGACGAACCGCGCCGATATCGCCAAGCGCCTCGAAGAGGCCGAAAAGAAGCTGAACGAGCCGCGCGAGGACGTCGCCGTTGCCCGGGCGATCGCCGCTGCCGCCCTGAAGGCGGCGATCGATCGCGGTGGCCCGTTCCTGGCCGAACTCGACACCTTCGCCGGCGTCGCCCCCGACGATCCAGCCGTCGCCGACCTTAGAGCCTTTGCCGAGACCGGCATTCCCTCACGCACCGAGCTGGTGGGCGAGGTTCCCGATGTCGCCACCGCGATCGTCGAAGCCGTCAACCAGCCGGATCCGAACCAGAGCTGGTCTGACCGGCTGATGTCGAGCGCCAAATCGCTGGTGACCGTTCGTCCCGTCGGCAATATCGAGGGTGAAAGCGTCGAAGCCATCGCCGCCCGCATTGAGGAAAAGGTGAAGAACGGCGACCTGCCCGGCGCTTCCGCCGAATGGAACAGCCTGCCCGCCCTCGGCAAACAGGCGTCCGCCGCCTTCAAGCAATCGCTCGAAGCCCGCATTCGCGTCGAGGAACTGGTCGGCGGGGCGCTGTCGAAAGCGGTCTCCGGCACCGGCAAGGAAGGATGAGACCATGCTGATCCGCCTTGTCGTCTTCGCCCTCTTCGTGCTGCTTCTTGCCTATGGCTTCTCCTGGCTCGCCGACCGTCCCGGTGACCTCTCGCTGATCTGGGAGGGCCAGATCTACCAGACGAAGCTGATCGTCGCCGCCAGCGCGATCATCGCGCTGGTCGCCGCCGTGATGATCGCCTGGTGGTTCGTCCGCCTGGTGTGGACCTCGCCGCATTCGGTGACGCGTTATTTCCGCGCCCGCAAGCGGGACCGCGGTTATCAGGCGCTGTCGACCGGCCTGATCGCCGCCGGCGCCGGCAATGCGCTGCTTGCCCGCAAGATGGCCGCCCGCTCGCGTGGTCTGATCCGCGCCGATCAGGAACCGCTGATCAACCTGCTCGAGGCCCAGGCCGCCCTGATCGAAGGTCGCCATGATGAGGCGCGCGCCAAGTTCGAGGCCATGGCCAACGATCCCGAGACGCGCGAGCTCGGTCTGCGCGGCCTCTATCTGGAAGCCCGCCGTCTCGGGGCCAACGAGGCCGCCCGCCAATATGCCGAAAAGGCTGCCGACAACGCGCCATATCTGCCCTGGGCCGCACAGGCGACGCTCGAATATCGCAGCCAGGCCGGCCGCTGGGATGATGCAATTCGCCTGCTCGAACAGCAAAAGGCCGCCCGCGTCGTCGAAAAGGCCGAAGCCAACCGTCTGCACGCCGTCCTTCTGACGGCGCGCGCCGGCGAGAAGCTGGAAAGCAACCCGACGGGTGCCCGCGACGACGCCCTGCAGGCGTTGAAGCTTGCCGCCGATTTCATTCCGGCAGCCCTCATCGCCGCAAAGGCGCTGTTCCGCGAAGGCGGCGTCCGCAAGGCCGCCTCGATCCTTGAACAGGCGTGGAAATCGGCACCTCATCCCGAGATCGGCCAAGCCTATGTCAGGGCTCGCAGCGGCGATTCGACGCTCGACCGGCTGAAGCGCGCCGAGCGGCTGGAAGGGCAGCGCCCGAACAACGTCGAATCCCTTCTCGTCGTCGCCCAGGCAGCCCTCGACGCGCAGGAATTCGCCAAGGCTCGCGCCAAAGCGGAAGCAGCGGCCCGCATGCAGCCGCGTGAAGCCGCCTACCTGCTGCTGGCCGACATCGAAGAAGCCGAGACCGGAGAC
The Rhizobium leguminosarum DNA segment above includes these coding regions:
- the hemC gene encoding hydroxymethylbilane synthase yields the protein MQTKPFRIGTRGSPLALAQAHEARDRLMAAHHLPEDMFEIVVLTTKGDRITDRSLAEIGGKGLFTEELEQKLAAGELDFAVHSAKDMATKLPEGLYLSAYLPREDIRDAVIGRTARKLIDLPHGATVGSSSLRRQALIRRMRPDINVVTFRGLVETRLRKLEAGEVDATLLALAGLKRLGKVDVLTDILDPDTFPPAPAQGAICIESRIGDARVDDLLAPVNDGPTFDTVSCERAFLAALDGSCRTPIGGYAVCEGDLIRFSGLIITPDGRSQHAVTTDGHRRDAAALGTRAGQDVRARAGSAFFDDWR
- a CDS encoding uroporphyrinogen-III synthase produces the protein MRVLVTRPAHSATRTAQRLRDMGHEPLLLPLRQPLHDSNAAADALAITSGAIAVTSAEAIRVLSALGEKLPPHLARPLFAVGETTAEEARSLGFRSVASSHGNGRHLADLVAADKPGMLLYLAGTPRAETFEARLRELGIHFSVVECYRMQPVVPGPAEIEAIFSSSRPEAILFYSRQTAEDFFRVRELRSAVPEHSEIRLFCLSEAVTEGVPAALRKSVVISPMPDEKSLLSLL
- a CDS encoding COG4223 family protein; this encodes MQNKEDLMVSGNPPRHSKSADEPVTIDLDAQEFAAAADTEKPVDNETADADGTAAADVDLPPETETASHAEDEEKPLMDAPEEDPAAPEPSFTPPPEQPAPKSAGTSGLIAAGIFGGLVALLGAGAIQYAGYLPGSSTPQTSPETADLAGEIDGLKQAVANLAANPASADDGELAKRVAALETAAKAPAVAAPTDSGNVEALNQKIAELTSQVDQLRSTLAQSSEQQTTNRADIAKRLEEAEKKLNEPREDVAVARAIAAAALKAAIDRGGPFLAELDTFAGVAPDDPAVADLRAFAETGIPSRTELVGEVPDVATAIVEAVNQPDPNQSWSDRLMSSAKSLVTVRPVGNIEGESVEAIAARIEEKVKNGDLPGASAEWNSLPALGKQASAAFKQSLEARIRVEELVGGALSKAVSGTGKEG
- a CDS encoding heme biosynthesis protein HemY, with protein sequence MLIRLVVFALFVLLLAYGFSWLADRPGDLSLIWEGQIYQTKLIVAASAIIALVAAVMIAWWFVRLVWTSPHSVTRYFRARKRDRGYQALSTGLIAAGAGNALLARKMAARSRGLIRADQEPLINLLEAQAALIEGRHDEARAKFEAMANDPETRELGLRGLYLEARRLGANEAARQYAEKAADNAPYLPWAAQATLEYRSQAGRWDDAIRLLEQQKAARVVEKAEANRLHAVLLTARAGEKLESNPTGARDDALQALKLAADFIPAALIAAKALFREGGVRKAASILEQAWKSAPHPEIGQAYVRARSGDSTLDRLKRAERLEGQRPNNVESLLVVAQAALDAQEFAKARAKAEAAARMQPREAAYLLLADIEEAETGDQGRVRHWLAQALKAPRDPAWVADGFVSDKWLPVSPVTGRLDAFEWKAPFGQIEGALEDGSAPASIETALKTLPPLRDVRPESPVNDHRIIELERAATIAEAVRPTPAPAKPKPAEPVSDKAPAPSEAKPFFGGLPDDPGVRDPRVEPEPKTRLRLF